The Cucumis melo cultivar AY chromosome 5, USDA_Cmelo_AY_1.0, whole genome shotgun sequence genome has a segment encoding these proteins:
- the LOC103499449 gene encoding uncharacterized protein LOC103499449 has protein sequence MASLATHLSASLFLIPIGLRRLLCSSSIYLNNPSLYRSKTWYLSEPKWKNFDLYSLILLLPIVAFSEIFLFLAFSGNPTYRFAFSQQSLAIFFFWALAILIVLRENVDPLLGTWLFQVGLSLYTKAFALKGCRAMLVLPATGDAFVHCDLEEDGLRGIALMNLIFIGHAFLVLILGLGLICLLSSNRKFRYGEASGPLLAELGPETMLIRSSPEIEME, from the exons ATGGCATCACTAGCAACGCATCTCTCCGCCTCCCTTTTCCTCATCCCCATTGGCCTTCGTCGCCTCCTCTGTTCTTCCTCCATTTACCTCAACAACCCATCTCTTTACCGATCAAAAACCTGGTATTTATCAGAACCGAAATGGAAAAATTTCGATTTATATTCCCTCATCCTCCTCCTCCCCATCGTCGCCTTCTCtgaaattttcctttttctcgcTTTTTCCGGAAACCCCACTTACAGATTCGCATTCTCCCAGCAATCACTGGCCATTTTCTTCTTCTGGGCACTCGCCATTCTCATCGTTTTGCGGGAAAATGTCGACCCTCTTCTT GGTACATGGCTGTTTCAAGTTGGGTTGTCTTTGTATACCAAGGCATTTGCTTTGAAGGGTTGTCGTGCAATGTTGGTCTTGCCTGCTACTGGAGATGCTTTTGTACATTGTGATCTTGAAGAAGATGGTCTACGGGGCATTGCTTTGATGAATCTAATTTTCATTGGCCATGCTTTTTTAGTTTTGATCTTGGGTTTAGGTTTGATTTGCTTATTGTCAAGCAACAGGAAGTTTAGGTACGGTGAGGCAAGTGGCCCGTTGTTGGCTGAGCTTGGACCGGAGACTATGCTGATTCGCTCGTCTCCTGAGATTGAAATGGAGTGA
- the LOC103499450 gene encoding protein PROTON GRADIENT REGULATION 5, chloroplastic, translating into MAATSISATGLCCSSSFFGGWGSTVAGEDYPALLAKQGPVQVGMGKPVRSRPMMKNVNEGKGVFAPLVVVTRNIIGKKRFNQLRGKAIALHSQVITEFCKSIGADGKQRQGLIRLAKKNGERLGFLA; encoded by the exons ATGGCGGCCACTTCCATTTCTGCAACTGGATTGTGCTGTTCCTCTTCTTTCTTTGGAGGATGGGGCTCTACCGTCGCTGGAGAGGACTACCCGGCCCTCCTCGCCAAGCAGGGGCCAGTGCAAGTGGGAATGGGAAAGCCGGTGAGATCCCGGCCGATGATGAAGAACGTGAATGAAGGGAAAGGGGTTTTTGCGCCATTGGTTGTGGTTACTCGGAATATCATCGGTAAGAAGCGCTTCAATCAGCTTAGAGGCAAAGCAATTGCCTTACATTCCCAG GTAATCACAGAATTTTGCAAATCAATTGGAGCAGATGGAAAGCAGAGACAAGGGCTAATCAGGCTTGCCAAGAAGAATGGAGAAAGACTTGGATTCCTTGCCTGA